From the Deinococcus radiophilus genome, one window contains:
- a CDS encoding alpha/beta fold hydrolase, with translation MSAALRRCWPALVLVASLGTGLAVPYLFRPPLIIGQDAVSGPASRDAAVTLEQSPVPFIHIRPARQEAKTLLIFYPGGLVRPQAYEWLGRALAAEGIETAIPVFPLDLAVMGADRAGPIAEKLGAGKRVILAGHSLGGAMAAQYAGQHPDKVAGLILLAAYPPDNTDLSQAPFAVLSVTAEHDGVLSRANWQAAQARLPEHTAVSLDGVVHAFFGRYGPQRGDGQPTVSRAQAEAQLLEAVRHWLAEPRP, from the coding sequence ATGTCTGCTGCCCTACGCCGCTGCTGGCCGGCCTTGGTGCTGGTTGCCTCATTGGGGACCGGGTTGGCCGTGCCCTATCTGTTCCGCCCGCCGCTCATCATCGGGCAGGACGCGGTCAGTGGCCCTGCGAGCCGGGACGCTGCTGTCACATTGGAGCAGTCGCCGGTCCCCTTCATTCACATTCGTCCTGCTCGGCAGGAGGCCAAGACCCTGCTGATCTTTTATCCTGGCGGGCTGGTGCGGCCCCAGGCCTATGAGTGGCTGGGGCGTGCGCTGGCCGCTGAGGGTATAGAAACCGCCATTCCCGTCTTTCCGCTAGACCTGGCTGTGATGGGTGCGGACCGTGCTGGCCCCATCGCCGAAAAGCTGGGGGCGGGCAAACGGGTCATTCTGGCCGGGCATTCTCTCGGCGGGGCGATGGCTGCGCAGTATGCCGGGCAGCACCCGGACAAGGTGGCTGGCCTGATCCTGCTGGCCGCCTACCCGCCAGACAACACCGATCTGAGCCAGGCGCCTTTTGCGGTCCTGAGCGTGACTGCCGAGCATGACGGTGTGCTCAGCCGGGCCAACTGGCAGGCGGCGCAGGCCCGCTTGCCTGAGCACACTGCGGTCAGTCTGGACGGGGTGGTACATGCGTTCTTCGGACGTTATGGGCCGCAGCGGGGTGATGGCCAGCCCACAGTGAGCCGCGCTCAGGCCGAGGCGCAGTTGTTGGAGGCCGTGCGGCATTGGCTGGCAGAGCCGCGTCCCTGA
- a CDS encoding 3-hydroxyacyl-CoA dehydrogenase/enoyl-CoA hydratase family protein, producing MQANPYLPIRKVAVIGAGVMGAAIAAQLANAGVPVRLLDIVLPDKDDRNFLAKQGIEKALKARPAAFMSKKNAALITPGNLEDNLGDVGDCDWVIEAVLEKLDVKRDLWEKVEKVAKKTAIISSNSSGIPMAMQLEGRSDDFKARFVGAHFFNPPRYLHLLELIPTAATRGEVLDALREFGQKVVGKGIVIANDVPGFVANRIGVYGIVRALRHMDEAGLTPAQVDALTGPVAGRAKSATFRTADLSGLDIISHVAADLQKYSGDDEDFTLPDYFSDMVGRGILGDKSGSGFFKKTKDENGKTVILGLDLKTGEYTAEGKAKSALAEGLKGKPLAARLEGLYTAEGPEGDFMRASLNDGFWYAAKMAGYVSDSLADIDNALKWGFGWEVGPFETMDLLGVQRVIANLEQSGKTLPPLLQKMKDSGAERFYGEGEITTPTGEKTAFQAPYLILTDLKKDATKVIKKKAGASLLDIGDGVLLVEWHAKMNALGEDQLRMVQEAHKQVQALGYAGLVVANQGENFSAGANLPAILSMAQDDDWDEMDATIREFQNTTTSLRFSPHPCVVAPHNLALGGGCEFTLHADHVTASAELYMGLVEVGVGLIPGGGGTKEMLLRFTDGLQPGQPLLPAVQRAFELIGTAKVSTSALEARELGLLRESDTVVMNPNLRIEEAKRHVLALAPGYVQPQMRQDIPVMGEDAVAAVKSAVYGMRQAGYITDYDVVVSEQLARVLSGGVGRNRGQRVSEQHLLDLEREAFLTLAGKKGTQQRIGHMLKTGKPLRN from the coding sequence ATGCAGGCCAACCCTTATCTTCCTATTCGCAAAGTTGCCGTGATCGGTGCAGGCGTGATGGGCGCCGCCATCGCCGCGCAGCTGGCCAACGCTGGTGTGCCGGTACGTCTGCTGGACATCGTGCTGCCGGACAAGGATGACCGCAATTTCCTGGCCAAGCAGGGCATCGAGAAGGCGCTCAAGGCCCGCCCTGCCGCCTTCATGTCCAAAAAGAACGCCGCACTGATTACTCCTGGCAACCTCGAAGACAACCTGGGCGACGTGGGGGACTGCGACTGGGTCATTGAAGCGGTGCTGGAAAAGCTGGATGTGAAACGCGACCTCTGGGAGAAGGTGGAGAAGGTCGCCAAGAAGACCGCCATCATCTCCAGTAACTCCAGCGGGATTCCGATGGCCATGCAGCTGGAAGGCCGCAGCGACGACTTCAAGGCCCGCTTCGTCGGGGCACACTTTTTCAACCCGCCGCGCTACCTGCACCTGTTGGAACTGATTCCGACCGCCGCCACCAGGGGCGAAGTGCTGGACGCTCTGCGCGAGTTCGGGCAGAAGGTCGTCGGTAAGGGCATCGTGATCGCCAACGACGTGCCGGGCTTTGTGGCCAACCGGATCGGTGTGTACGGCATCGTGCGGGCACTGCGGCACATGGACGAGGCGGGCCTGACCCCCGCACAGGTGGATGCGCTGACCGGGCCAGTGGCAGGCCGCGCCAAGAGTGCGACCTTCCGCACCGCCGACCTCTCAGGTCTGGACATCATCAGCCACGTGGCGGCTGACCTGCAGAAATACAGCGGCGACGACGAGGACTTTACCCTGCCTGACTACTTCAGTGACATGGTGGGACGCGGCATCCTGGGCGACAAGTCCGGCAGTGGCTTCTTCAAGAAGACCAAGGACGAGAATGGCAAAACCGTCATTCTGGGCCTGGACCTGAAGACCGGCGAATACACCGCTGAAGGCAAGGCCAAGAGCGCGCTGGCAGAAGGGCTCAAGGGCAAGCCACTGGCCGCCCGCTTAGAAGGGCTGTATACCGCCGAAGGGCCGGAGGGTGACTTTATGCGCGCCAGCCTGAACGACGGCTTCTGGTACGCCGCCAAGATGGCCGGGTATGTCTCGGACAGCCTGGCCGATATTGACAATGCGCTGAAATGGGGCTTCGGCTGGGAAGTTGGGCCCTTTGAAACGATGGACCTGTTGGGCGTGCAGCGCGTGATTGCCAACCTTGAGCAGAGTGGTAAGACGCTGCCCCCGCTGCTCCAAAAGATGAAGGATTCCGGCGCTGAGCGCTTCTACGGTGAGGGCGAAATCACCACGCCGACTGGCGAGAAGACTGCTTTCCAGGCCCCCTACCTGATCCTGACCGACCTGAAAAAAGATGCCACCAAGGTCATCAAGAAGAAGGCCGGCGCCAGTCTGCTGGATATCGGGGATGGGGTGCTGCTGGTGGAGTGGCACGCCAAGATGAACGCGCTGGGCGAGGACCAGCTGCGGATGGTTCAGGAAGCCCACAAGCAGGTGCAGGCGCTGGGCTACGCCGGCCTGGTGGTCGCCAACCAGGGCGAGAACTTCAGCGCCGGGGCCAACCTGCCTGCCATTCTCAGCATGGCGCAGGACGACGACTGGGACGAGATGGACGCCACCATCCGCGAGTTCCAGAACACCACCACCAGCCTGCGCTTCAGCCCCCACCCCTGCGTGGTGGCTCCGCATAACCTGGCGCTGGGCGGGGGCTGCGAATTCACCCTGCACGCCGACCACGTGACCGCCAGCGCCGAGCTGTATATGGGTCTGGTGGAGGTAGGCGTGGGCCTGATTCCCGGCGGCGGCGGCACCAAGGAAATGCTGCTGCGCTTTACCGACGGGCTGCAACCCGGCCAGCCGCTGCTGCCGGCCGTGCAGCGCGCCTTCGAGCTGATCGGCACCGCCAAGGTGAGCACCAGCGCCCTGGAAGCCAGAGAACTGGGCCTGCTGCGTGAGAGCGACACGGTCGTGATGAACCCCAACCTGCGGATTGAGGAAGCCAAGCGCCACGTGCTGGCCCTGGCCCCCGGCTACGTGCAGCCGCAGATGCGCCAGGACATCCCCGTGATGGGCGAGGACGCCGTGGCCGCCGTCAAGAGCGCCGTATACGGCATGCGCCAGGCCGGCTACATCACTGATTACGACGTGGTGGTCAGCGAACAGCTGGCCCGCGTGCTGAGCGGCGGCGTGGGCCGCAACCGGGGCCAACGGGTATCCGAGCAGCACCTGCTGGACCTGGAACGCGAGGCCTTCCTCACCCTGGCCGGCAAGAAGGGCACCCAGCAGCGGATTGGGCACATGCTCAAGACGGGCAAGCCGCTCAGGAACTGA
- a CDS encoding alpha/beta hydrolase, giving the protein MNIRQHFRLQNLPRTLAVAFAAYLAAIFLGALVGAEVLLRSKSRWIKGTFMVVGRRGENVVLPPLPESLSRDVLGVVPLNPVRGHALVGPVERRSPYVERPVLEERGVIQSGWIAWVSSFVYNGTPAQLDVEYENVVVHTDIGDLPAWHIPAESGERDLIVIQIHGHGGQRSQSLRVLKSLQRTGAAQLYVTFRNAFDAPRVGKGYLSLGDVEAEDVLSALEWARDNGYRQAVLMGYSMGGNIALSALRPGFTPHPIPVRGVVLDSPALEWRDILRRQARRGGLPQVVAKPVGRMIEKIVTRRSGQNFSSVDQLAAAPRFDVPILLFHSPSDKTVPFWQAKALAGARPDLVELHAVEGARHIRCWNIDPERYEAALEAFIQRVKA; this is encoded by the coding sequence ATGAACATCCGACAGCATTTCCGCCTCCAGAATCTGCCCCGCACCCTTGCGGTAGCCTTTGCTGCTTACCTTGCCGCCATCTTCCTTGGAGCGTTGGTCGGCGCCGAGGTGCTGCTGCGCTCCAAGTCCCGCTGGATCAAGGGGACGTTCATGGTGGTGGGCCGCCGGGGTGAGAATGTCGTCCTGCCGCCCCTGCCTGAAAGCCTCAGCCGGGACGTGCTGGGGGTGGTGCCGCTCAACCCGGTGCGCGGTCACGCGCTGGTCGGACCAGTGGAACGGCGCAGTCCTTACGTGGAGCGCCCAGTCCTGGAGGAGCGCGGGGTCATCCAAAGCGGCTGGATCGCTTGGGTGTCGTCCTTCGTGTACAACGGCACGCCTGCCCAGCTGGACGTGGAGTACGAAAATGTCGTGGTGCACACCGACATAGGTGATCTGCCCGCCTGGCACATTCCTGCCGAATCAGGCGAGCGCGACCTGATCGTGATTCAGATTCACGGGCACGGCGGGCAGCGTTCGCAGAGCCTGCGGGTGCTGAAATCGCTTCAGCGCACCGGGGCCGCGCAGCTGTATGTCACCTTTCGCAACGCCTTTGACGCGCCCCGTGTGGGCAAAGGCTACCTGTCCCTGGGCGATGTGGAAGCCGAAGACGTACTTTCGGCGCTGGAATGGGCGCGGGACAATGGCTACCGCCAGGCCGTGCTGATGGGCTACTCCATGGGCGGCAACATCGCCCTGAGCGCCCTGCGGCCCGGCTTTACGCCGCACCCCATTCCAGTTCGCGGTGTAGTGCTGGACTCCCCGGCGCTGGAGTGGCGTGACATTCTGCGCCGTCAGGCCCGCCGGGGTGGCCTGCCGCAAGTGGTCGCCAAGCCGGTGGGCCGGATGATCGAAAAGATCGTCACCCGCCGCAGTGGGCAGAACTTCAGCAGCGTGGACCAACTGGCTGCCGCGCCCCGCTTCGATGTGCCGATCCTACTGTTCCACAGCCCCAGCGACAAAACCGTGCCCTTTTGGCAGGCCAAAGCCCTGGCCGGAGCCCGCCCGGACCTGGTGGAACTGCATGCCGTAGAAGGCGCACGCCATATCCGCTGCTGGAACATCGATCCAGAGCGGTATGAGGCGGCGCTGGAAGCGTTTATCCAGCGGGTGAAAGCGTGA
- a CDS encoding DUF6881 domain-containing protein, with amino-acid sequence MNVPATFELVQWWDAPPEEPRFIAAELDGQRYELRKIELFRDGTVMRLMSERDLAEVPWPPLAELAADEDEVFLSTLLTAEEFETLWADPSLQRCEEIRHGPLAP; translated from the coding sequence GTGAATGTCCCAGCTACCTTCGAACTGGTTCAGTGGTGGGATGCCCCGCCAGAAGAGCCGCGTTTCATTGCCGCTGAGCTGGACGGACAGCGCTATGAACTGAGGAAAATAGAACTTTTTCGAGATGGCACAGTGATGCGGTTGATGTCAGAGCGAGACTTGGCAGAAGTGCCCTGGCCCCCACTGGCCGAACTGGCCGCCGACGAAGACGAAGTGTTTCTTTCCACCCTGCTCACGGCGGAAGAATTTGAAACTCTGTGGGCAGACCCAAGCCTGCAACGCTGTGAAGAAATCCGGCACGGGCCCTTAGCCCCTTAA
- a CDS encoding thiolase family protein, translating to MKDAYIVSAVRTPVGRGVKGTLRNTRPDDLAALVLNEAVSRAGVEADIVEDVYLGCAIPEAEQGLNVARLAALRAGMPDSVGGVTVNRFCSSGLQTIAMAAAAIQTGQADVMLAGGVESMSMVPMSGHNPSPNPDLVDTRPGAYIGMGMTAENVAEKYGVSREDQDKFALASHQKAAAARDAGRFKEEIVPVPVQVDTLKGTKLKSETVSFDTDELIRDDASLEAMGKLKSAFKVGGSVTPANSSPFSDGAAAVLLMSGEKVEELGVKPLARFLGFAVAGVDPEIMGIGPVAAIPKVLKQTGLALDDIDLIELNEAFAAQSLAVVRELGIDESKLNVNGGAIALGHPLGCSGAKLTTSAIYELRRRGGGKALITMCIGGGMGAAGVIEVYPAEGEQAAD from the coding sequence ATGAAAGACGCCTACATCGTATCTGCCGTTCGCACGCCCGTTGGCCGCGGCGTAAAAGGCACCCTCCGCAACACTCGACCCGACGACCTCGCTGCGCTGGTGCTGAACGAAGCCGTCAGCCGCGCCGGAGTCGAGGCCGACATCGTAGAGGACGTGTACCTCGGCTGCGCGATTCCCGAAGCCGAGCAGGGGCTGAACGTGGCCCGCCTCGCCGCGCTGCGTGCCGGGATGCCCGACTCCGTGGGCGGCGTGACTGTGAACCGCTTTTGCTCCAGCGGCCTGCAAACCATCGCCATGGCGGCGGCGGCCATTCAGACTGGGCAGGCCGACGTGATGCTGGCCGGTGGCGTGGAAAGCATGAGCATGGTGCCCATGAGCGGCCACAACCCCAGCCCCAACCCCGACCTGGTGGACACCCGCCCCGGTGCATACATCGGCATGGGCATGACCGCCGAGAACGTGGCCGAGAAGTATGGTGTGAGCCGTGAAGACCAGGACAAATTTGCCCTCGCCAGCCACCAGAAAGCCGCCGCAGCGCGTGATGCGGGCCGGTTCAAGGAAGAAATCGTGCCAGTGCCGGTGCAGGTGGATACCCTGAAAGGCACCAAGCTCAAGTCCGAAACGGTCAGCTTCGACACCGACGAGCTGATTCGTGACGACGCCAGCCTGGAAGCGATGGGCAAGCTGAAGTCGGCCTTCAAGGTGGGCGGCAGCGTGACCCCGGCCAACTCCAGCCCCTTTTCGGACGGTGCCGCCGCTGTGCTGCTGATGAGCGGAGAAAAGGTCGAGGAGCTGGGCGTGAAGCCTCTGGCCCGGTTCCTGGGCTTTGCGGTGGCGGGCGTGGACCCCGAAATCATGGGCATCGGCCCGGTGGCGGCCATTCCCAAAGTGCTCAAGCAAACCGGCCTTGCTCTAGACGACATTGACCTGATTGAGCTGAACGAAGCGTTCGCGGCCCAGAGCCTCGCCGTGGTGCGCGAGCTGGGCATTGACGAGAGCAAGCTGAACGTGAACGGCGGCGCCATCGCCCTGGGCCACCCGCTCGGCTGCTCCGGCGCCAAGCTGACCACCAGCGCCATCTACGAACTGCGCCGGCGCGGCGGCGGCAAGGCCCTGATTACCATGTGCATCGGCGGTGGCATGGGCGCAGCGGGCGTGATTGAGGTGTACCCGGCTGAAGGTGAGCAGGCAGCGGACTAA
- a CDS encoding HNH endonuclease, whose protein sequence is MARRNSQSTWPEAPLAGAVPPCALCEREVPELVQHHLIPILAGKRRGIKPQDLPTVGLCPACQQYLHSTFSIGELATELNTLEALEQNEQVQKFVKWVRKQPATKGVKAKGRE, encoded by the coding sequence ATGGCTCGCCGTAATTCCCAGTCCACCTGGCCCGAAGCCCCTCTGGCCGGGGCCGTCCCTCCCTGCGCCCTGTGTGAGCGCGAGGTGCCCGAACTCGTGCAGCATCACCTGATTCCCATCCTGGCGGGCAAGCGCCGGGGCATCAAGCCGCAGGACCTGCCCACCGTAGGGCTGTGCCCGGCCTGTCAGCAGTACCTGCACAGCACCTTTTCCATAGGTGAACTGGCGACCGAGCTGAACACGCTGGAAGCCCTGGAGCAGAACGAGCAGGTGCAGAAGTTCGTAAAGTGGGTGCGTAAACAGCCCGCCACCAAAGGCGTAAAGGCGAAGGGGCGCGAGTAG
- a CDS encoding WD40 repeat domain-containing protein, producing the protein MRILFLPLLTLLLCASASAQLRADIQKDTPVGQATMRVYGGEQLLFQATTSGLNAVTESKFSPDGKWLLNIADGSGYVQLWDVEKGERVKTFLSQSSRIFGADFTPDGQRLLLDFSGSKGMADSRRPGYLPSPTLWNLATLERIAFVYNDKRESFYDGKVTFSTNGERMAFIRQSSHSYGPVSVWNAKTGAHIATISRLPYPQGAAQTGGAGSVDARLSPDGRRVLVQYVDSRLAEYDAGTGTRLKLRGEFSAADAGAALEQFAREGR; encoded by the coding sequence ATGCGGATCCTCTTCCTGCCCCTGCTCACGCTGCTGCTGTGCGCCTCCGCCTCTGCCCAACTTCGGGCTGATATTCAGAAAGATACGCCTGTTGGTCAGGCCACCATGCGGGTCTACGGCGGCGAACAGTTGCTGTTCCAGGCGACGACATCGGGGCTGAACGCGGTGACGGAAAGCAAGTTCAGCCCGGATGGGAAATGGCTGCTGAACATCGCAGACGGGAGCGGCTACGTGCAGCTCTGGGACGTGGAGAAGGGAGAGCGGGTGAAGACTTTTCTGAGCCAGTCCTCCCGCATTTTCGGGGCTGATTTCACGCCTGATGGTCAGCGATTGTTGCTGGATTTCAGCGGCTCGAAGGGAATGGCAGACTCACGCCGACCCGGCTATCTTCCCTCACCAACGCTCTGGAACCTGGCGACACTGGAACGCATAGCCTTTGTCTACAACGACAAGCGCGAGAGCTTTTACGATGGCAAGGTCACTTTCAGTACAAATGGTGAACGTATGGCCTTTATCCGGCAATCCAGCCATTCTTACGGCCCTGTCTCCGTCTGGAACGCCAAAACCGGCGCGCATATCGCCACCATCTCCCGCCTGCCTTACCCGCAGGGCGCAGCCCAGACGGGCGGGGCCGGGAGCGTAGACGCCCGCCTCTCGCCTGACGGACGCCGTGTGCTGGTGCAGTACGTGGACAGCAGACTGGCCGAATATGACGCGGGCACCGGCACACGGCTGAAGCTGCGCGGAGAGTTCAGCGCTGCCGACGCTGGGGCAGCGCTGGAACAGTTCGCCCGCGAAGGCCGCTGA
- a CDS encoding alpha/beta hydrolase family protein — translation MGDYSQLAYEWPHDVPVRISAAVRQRRIDVVNRYGTPKDNPEFWAKLSANSYLRDLSGPLQLHIGTADKEVPTEFHTRLAQRLRDLQKPVASYVYPNDDHNLSRNLNVALERSVAWFKRYL, via the coding sequence GTGGGCGACTACTCTCAGCTGGCCTACGAGTGGCCGCACGACGTCCCCGTGAGGATCAGCGCGGCGGTGCGGCAGCGGCGGATAGACGTCGTAAACCGCTACGGCACCCCCAAAGACAACCCGGAGTTCTGGGCCAAGCTGAGTGCCAACTCGTACCTGCGTGATCTCAGCGGGCCACTGCAACTGCACATCGGCACGGCAGATAAAGAGGTGCCAACCGAGTTCCACACCCGGCTGGCCCAGCGCCTGCGCGACCTGCAAAAGCCGGTCGCCAGCTACGTGTACCCGAATGACGACCACAACCTCAGCCGCAATCTGAATGTGGCGCTGGAGCGGTCGGTGGCCTGGTTCAAGCGGTACCTCTAG
- a CDS encoding alpha/beta hydrolase family protein, with the protein MPPNVYRTTERYLAYQDAFARSGFVTFNPDLRRDPRVNGERLGIWGHSMGGFLALRAMTIRLTQASRPG; encoded by the coding sequence GTGCCGCCCAACGTGTACCGCACCACCGAGCGCTACCTGGCTTATCAGGACGCCTTTGCCCGTAGCGGTTTCGTGACGTTCAACCCTGACCTGCGCCGCGACCCCCGCGTGAATGGGGAGCGCCTGGGCATCTGGGGCCACTCGATGGGCGGGTTTCTGGCGCTGCGGGCCATGACGATTCGATTGACCCAGGCCTCAAGGCCGGGGTGA
- a CDS encoding HD domain-containing protein: MNRQDAYDLMRQHTPSESLQRHMLNVEAAMRWYARHWGEDEEQYAVTGLLHDFDYELHPEQHPTWGVDYLRQNTDVGADVLDAIMGHAAYTGTPRTTQLSKTLFAVDELTGLIQAAVLIRPDKDIRNLELKSVKKRFKTPSFAAGVNREEVQQAAEELGVPLDEHMANVLQAMQEMEE, from the coding sequence ATGAACCGTCAAGACGCCTACGATCTGATGCGCCAACATACCCCCAGCGAGTCGCTGCAGCGTCACATGCTGAATGTTGAAGCGGCCATGCGCTGGTACGCTCGGCACTGGGGCGAGGACGAAGAACAGTACGCCGTCACCGGACTGCTGCACGACTTCGACTACGAACTGCACCCGGAGCAGCACCCCACCTGGGGCGTGGACTATCTGCGCCAGAACACCGACGTAGGCGCCGACGTGCTGGACGCCATCATGGGCCACGCCGCCTACACCGGCACGCCGCGCACCACCCAACTCTCCAAGACCCTCTTTGCGGTAGACGAATTGACCGGGCTGATTCAGGCCGCTGTGCTGATTCGGCCCGATAAGGACATCCGGAATCTGGAACTCAAGAGCGTGAAAAAACGCTTCAAGACCCCCTCGTTTGCAGCAGGTGTGAACCGCGAGGAAGTGCAGCAGGCCGCCGAAGAACTGGGCGTGCCACTGGATGAGCACATGGCGAATGTGCTGCAGGCCATGCAGGAGATGGAGGAATGA
- a CDS encoding FAD-binding protein — translation MTFSDWQPDPRPWHNRARTAQAAPGFWATPSTPAAVAAAIAQAAEQSLRVRPVGAGTALSPLAAGQEVMLSVAALRGVQALDRDTGTVTVWAGTPLGELSAALDSHGLALEGLGGHAAQTVGGAVSTGVHGSGLGSSRLAASVTELVLIDAQGSAHTLRPGDAYFGAAALSLGALGVLTSLTLRVRPAARLRLDPRAVSWGELMALGPEYAQAAPLVSLTWRPDQDDAEAVLLRRAWPTEAESGGDRPATGAGLVDGAARALADLGGQFSALPAPVRGLLEGRTRSEGLLAPQHALLASSEALREMEYAVPLAALTTTLRDLRSALARASAAGTALQLPVGVRFVAADDLLLGTPVGEGQAVLTLAAPLQLPPEVTGPHFREAEGVFRAHGGRPAWGRLHGLGETELAALYTGWADFRAARDYFDLQRRFGSPYLRRVLGE, via the coding sequence GTGACCTTTTCCGACTGGCAACCTGATCCCCGCCCCTGGCACAACCGCGCCCGCACTGCACAGGCAGCCCCTGGCTTCTGGGCGACGCCAAGCACGCCCGCCGCAGTGGCAGCGGCTATTGCGCAGGCAGCCGAGCAGAGCCTACGGGTGCGTCCGGTGGGAGCAGGAACGGCCCTCAGCCCCTTGGCCGCTGGGCAGGAAGTCATGCTCAGCGTGGCGGCGCTGCGCGGCGTACAGGCGCTGGACCGGGACACTGGAACGGTGACGGTCTGGGCCGGAACGCCCTTGGGCGAGTTGTCGGCGGCGCTGGACAGTCACGGTCTGGCGCTGGAAGGGTTGGGTGGACACGCCGCGCAGACGGTGGGCGGGGCGGTGAGTACCGGAGTGCATGGCAGCGGCCTGGGTAGCTCCCGACTGGCCGCCAGCGTGACCGAACTGGTCCTGATAGACGCCCAGGGTTCTGCCCACACGTTGCGCCCTGGCGATGCCTATTTCGGCGCAGCGGCACTCTCGCTGGGAGCGCTGGGCGTCCTGACCAGCTTGACCCTGCGGGTACGCCCGGCCGCCCGGCTGCGGCTGGACCCCCGCGCGGTGAGCTGGGGCGAACTGATGGCCCTGGGACCGGAGTACGCCCAGGCTGCTCCGCTGGTGTCACTGACCTGGCGACCAGATCAGGATGATGCCGAAGCCGTACTGCTGCGCCGCGCCTGGCCTACCGAGGCCGAAAGTGGTGGGGACCGACCAGCGACAGGGGCTGGGCTGGTGGATGGGGCCGCCCGTGCCCTAGCGGATCTGGGCGGGCAATTCTCAGCCCTGCCTGCGCCAGTGCGTGGGCTGCTTGAGGGCCGCACCCGCAGTGAGGGATTGCTGGCCCCTCAGCATGCGCTGCTTGCAAGTAGCGAGGCCCTGCGTGAGATGGAGTACGCTGTCCCGCTGGCCGCTCTGACCACCACGCTGCGTGATCTTCGTAGCGCCCTGGCCCGCGCCTCAGCAGCGGGAACGGCGCTCCAACTGCCGGTGGGGGTGCGCTTTGTGGCAGCGGATGATCTGTTGCTCGGCACTCCAGTAGGGGAGGGACAGGCGGTCCTCACCCTGGCAGCGCCGCTTCAGCTGCCGCCCGAAGTAACCGGGCCTCATTTCCGCGAGGCTGAAGGTGTATTCCGTGCACATGGGGGCCGCCCTGCCTGGGGCCGCCTCCACGGCCTGGGCGAAACCGAACTGGCGGCACTGTATACCGGCTGGGCCGATTTTCGCGCCGCCCGTGACTATTTTGATCTCCAGCGGCGCTTTGGCAGTCCCTACCTGCGGCGAGTGCTGGGCGAGTAG
- a CDS encoding TerC family protein: MELSGVFSGMWLGQPTYMWLVFLSTVLALLAFDLGVLGRRRSGDDGTIGVRQSLGLSAFYIAAAAAFGMWVWVSLGPQSGMEYFTGFALEKALALDNVFIISMIFGALAIPRAYQHRVLFWGILGVLVLRAVMIGLGAALVSQFDWVMWIFAVFLAVTGVRMLLGGGSDHTPDPARHPLVQALGRVMPITPQLHGQKFLVSLPDAAGRVRRHATPLLVALLMVEAADLVFAVDSIPAIFAITSDPFIVYTSNIFAVLGLRALFFALEALIHRFEYLKAALSLVLIFIGGKIFYGQLFGKVDAEISLGVTLSLLAGGILYSLWKTRGGTPKDGDAPSQTA, translated from the coding sequence ATGGAATTGAGTGGAGTGTTCAGCGGTATGTGGTTGGGACAGCCGACTTATATGTGGCTGGTCTTTTTGAGCACGGTGCTGGCGCTGCTGGCCTTTGACCTGGGCGTGCTGGGGCGGCGGCGCAGCGGCGATGATGGCACCATCGGCGTGCGCCAGAGCCTGGGCCTGAGTGCGTTTTATATTGCGGCGGCGGCGGCCTTCGGCATGTGGGTGTGGGTGAGCTTAGGGCCGCAGAGCGGGATGGAATATTTCACTGGATTCGCGCTGGAAAAGGCGCTGGCGCTGGACAACGTCTTTATCATCAGCATGATTTTCGGGGCGCTGGCGATTCCCCGGGCCTATCAGCACCGGGTGCTGTTCTGGGGCATCCTGGGCGTGCTGGTGCTGCGGGCGGTCATGATCGGCCTGGGCGCGGCGTTGGTATCGCAATTCGACTGGGTCATGTGGATTTTTGCGGTCTTTTTGGCCGTGACCGGCGTACGGATGCTGCTGGGCGGCGGCAGCGACCACACCCCCGACCCGGCGCGTCATCCGCTGGTGCAGGCGCTGGGGCGGGTCATGCCGATCACGCCGCAGCTGCACGGCCAGAAATTTCTGGTGTCGCTGCCCGACGCCGCTGGGCGGGTACGCCGGCACGCCACCCCGCTGCTGGTGGCCCTGCTGATGGTAGAGGCCGCGGACCTGGTGTTCGCGGTAGACAGCATTCCGGCCATTTTCGCGATCACCAGCGACCCCTTTATCGTCTATACCTCCAACATCTTCGCGGTGCTGGGGCTGCGGGCACTGTTTTTCGCGCTGGAAGCGCTGATTCACCGCTTTGAATACCTCAAGGCGGCGCTCTCGCTGGTGCTGATCTTTATCGGCGGCAAGATCTTCTATGGGCAGCTGTTCGGCAAAGTAGACGCCGAAATCAGCCTGGGCGTCACGCTGTCGCTGCTGGCCGGGGGCATCCTCTACAGCCTGTGGAAGACGCGGGGAGGGACCCCGAAAGATGGTGACGCGCCTTCGCAGACCGCCTAA